One part of the Mariniflexile litorale genome encodes these proteins:
- a CDS encoding helix-turn-helix transcriptional regulator: MEWDRENAIAQFVRDRRKKTNLTQVELSDFTGVGLRFVRELEQGKPNVMTDKVNQVLLFFGHTLTPTPISDETRRNMGK; this comes from the coding sequence ATGGAATGGGATAGAGAAAATGCAATAGCCCAATTTGTAAGGGATAGACGTAAAAAAACAAATCTAACACAAGTAGAGTTATCAGACTTCACGGGTGTAGGCTTACGTTTTGTACGCGAACTAGAACAAGGAAAACCAAATGTAATGACCGATAAAGTAAACCAGGTACTATTATTTTTTGGGCACACACTAACACCAACACCTATAAGTGATGAGACAAGGAGAAATATGGGTAAATAA
- a CDS encoding STAS/SEC14 domain-containing protein has translation MRNYFENDYTSYRFQEGILHIVYHQGASIDLNAAVQIVKDKLLLHEGRLLPVLCDIRGVNEINKSARAYLAMEGSTLTKAVAVIVESPVSKMLSEFYIRTSNPPIPTQSFQRIEDALSFLNKFMTHSH, from the coding sequence ATGCGAAATTATTTTGAGAATGATTATACATCGTATAGGTTCCAAGAAGGTATATTGCATATTGTATACCATCAAGGAGCCAGCATCGATTTAAACGCTGCCGTTCAAATTGTTAAGGACAAATTGTTATTGCATGAAGGAAGGCTCTTGCCGGTATTATGTGATATTCGAGGTGTTAATGAAATTAATAAATCTGCAAGAGCTTATTTAGCTATGGAAGGTTCTACCCTCACAAAGGCTGTAGCGGTTATTGTGGAATCCCCTGTTTCTAAAATGCTATCTGAATTTTATATCCGTACGAGCAACCCTCCCATCCCAACACAATCATTTCAACGTATTGAAGATGCTTTATCTTTTTTGAATAAATTCATGACACATTCACATTGA
- a CDS encoding HipA N-terminal domain-containing protein: MRQGEIWVNKSLAGILTEDDNGYYFKYDKAYLENKNALAISLTLPLGEEEFNAEYLFPFFDGLIPEGWLLDIAHKNWKINPRDRMGLLLTTCRDCIGNVSIIEKV, from the coding sequence ATGAGACAAGGAGAAATATGGGTAAATAAATCGTTAGCAGGTATATTAACCGAGGACGATAATGGTTATTATTTCAAGTATGACAAAGCATATTTAGAAAATAAAAACGCACTAGCTATAAGTTTGACTTTACCATTAGGAGAAGAAGAATTTAATGCAGAGTATTTATTTCCATTTTTTGATGGTTTAATTCCTGAAGGTTGGTTATTAGACATCGCACATAAAAATTGGAAAATAAATCCAAGAGACCGCATGGGCTTATTATTAACCACCTGTAGAGATTGTATTGGTAATGTTAGTATTATAGAAAAAGTATGA
- a CDS encoding HipA domain-containing protein has product MNYCLACHKKLEDGEINYHQNCLASFWQEDTPVLKLDYELSQIEALAKENVAQRIIVTGVQPKLSLGFTQENALNRLTILGALNGRYILKPPFHTYPQMPEIEALSMLLAQTCGIATVFFLLIPLKDGALAYLTKRIDRTAQNEKYPMEDACQFTERLTEHKYRGSYEQIAKGIITYAQNPLLDVVKFYEQVIVSFLIGNNDMHLKNFSLIAKDSKHYALAPAYDMVAVKLLITEDQEELALNLNGKKRKIKRQDFNESMTKAQIPAKAIENLWKRIEKGMEEWQELIICSFLSDENKSALRGIIENRAKQLELKSYL; this is encoded by the coding sequence ATGAACTACTGTTTAGCATGTCATAAAAAACTAGAAGATGGAGAAATAAACTACCATCAAAACTGTTTAGCATCATTTTGGCAAGAAGACACGCCTGTACTAAAATTAGATTATGAGCTGTCTCAAATAGAAGCATTGGCAAAAGAAAATGTAGCACAACGCATCATTGTTACAGGTGTACAACCAAAATTATCATTGGGTTTCACCCAAGAAAACGCTCTAAATAGGTTAACTATTCTAGGTGCATTAAATGGCAGATATATACTAAAACCACCATTTCATACGTATCCACAAATGCCCGAAATTGAGGCACTATCCATGTTATTAGCTCAAACTTGTGGTATAGCCACCGTATTCTTTTTATTAATCCCATTAAAAGATGGAGCTTTAGCCTATTTAACCAAGCGTATAGATCGTACTGCACAAAACGAAAAATACCCAATGGAAGATGCTTGCCAATTCACAGAACGACTCACAGAGCATAAATATCGTGGTTCTTACGAACAAATTGCAAAGGGTATTATAACCTATGCGCAAAACCCATTGCTGGATGTGGTTAAATTTTATGAACAAGTGATTGTTTCTTTCCTAATTGGAAATAACGATATGCATTTAAAAAACTTTTCACTCATAGCAAAAGACAGTAAACACTATGCCTTGGCACCAGCCTATGATATGGTAGCGGTTAAATTATTAATTACAGAAGATCAAGAAGAATTAGCACTAAACCTCAATGGGAAAAAACGTAAAATTAAACGTCAAGATTTTAATGAATCTATGACCAAAGCACAAATCCCTGCAAAGGCTATTGAAAACTTATGGAAACGTATAGAAAAAGGGATGGAAGAGTGGCAGGAGTTGATTATTTGCAGCTTTTTAAGTGATGAAAACAAAAGTGCTTTAAGAGGAATTATAGAAAATAGAGCAAAACAATTAGAGTTAAAAAGTTATCTATAA
- a CDS encoding helix-turn-helix domain-containing protein, whose translation MSTKKKQRIQRINQMLLEMASGNFFYRLERTAKNDNFEAISISLNMLAEEIQETMLHQGYVNSNTTLLEIIQMSFIIDGDGRIEMVNQQACNILSVRHTDLLGTLFTAFLVEKSQTIWQNTWHALEQNEFQDTSLELTFKSKGSLVVPKTCYITTFKGINTNSKKTLITIIHHTTRQDHLENELKRRVMQYSHNQKQPSNTIKTNPQKTKLRLSFEDIRKIREGHNSIINNLEKDFPSLKDFALQLGTNEFKLKYGFKQLYGTTVHHFLMAERLRKSKMMIQFTDQSLKSIAYMTGFKSTAHFSRTFKKRYEYTPRDLRKNSLIGDK comes from the coding sequence GTGAGTACCAAGAAAAAACAAAGAATACAACGAATTAACCAGATGCTATTGGAAATGGCCTCTGGCAACTTTTTTTATCGCTTAGAACGTACCGCCAAAAACGATAATTTTGAAGCGATTAGCATTTCACTTAATATGTTGGCTGAAGAAATACAGGAAACCATGCTACATCAAGGATATGTTAACTCAAATACCACCCTACTAGAAATTATTCAGATGAGCTTTATTATTGATGGGGACGGACGCATTGAAATGGTAAATCAGCAAGCTTGCAATATTCTCTCTGTACGACACACGGACCTCCTCGGAACCTTATTTACTGCTTTTTTAGTAGAAAAATCTCAAACAATATGGCAAAACACCTGGCATGCACTAGAACAAAACGAATTTCAAGACACTTCTTTGGAATTAACATTCAAAAGTAAAGGAAGCTTGGTGGTTCCTAAAACCTGTTATATCACGACATTTAAAGGTATAAATACAAATTCAAAAAAAACACTTATAACCATTATTCATCATACCACCCGTCAAGACCATTTAGAAAATGAGTTGAAACGCCGTGTCATGCAATACTCCCACAACCAAAAACAGCCATCAAACACCATCAAAACCAACCCACAAAAAACAAAACTTCGATTGAGTTTTGAAGATATCCGTAAAATAAGGGAAGGCCATAATAGTATTATTAACAATCTTGAAAAGGACTTTCCGTCTCTAAAAGATTTTGCTTTGCAATTAGGAACAAACGAGTTCAAACTAAAATATGGCTTTAAGCAATTATATGGCACTACCGTACACCATTTCTTGATGGCAGAACGTTTAAGAAAATCAAAAATGATGATTCAATTCACGGATCAATCCCTCAAGTCCATTGCGTATATGACGGGTTTTAAAAGTACGGCTCACTTTTCCAGAACCTTTAAAAAACGGTATGAATATACGCCAAGAGATTTGCGTAAAAATTCCTTAATCGGCGATAAATAA
- a CDS encoding RecQ family ATP-dependent DNA helicase — translation MQNILFIDIETNPKKNRVDYGATFKGQELHERNLSKLEQWIRETKYICGHNILNHDIPELKNKLGDQIFSDKKYIDTLLWSPLLFVKRPNHKLTKGYRIVNASEVNNPLSDCKLTENYLVQELNRFNELDVKEKSVYYNLLKNNASFNVFFELAGFDNSKIVEIGVGDLLVEHICSNVDLDYYQKQSPIGLAYVFTLLKLGDEDAVLPSWVRHEYPDAEKILNEIRFESCNNVNCHYCSNKLNPRKALLEYFNYNDFKKFEEHRSISLQEEAVRAGLQNKSFVAVFPTGGGKSLTFQLPALMRGTSTRHLTIVISPLISLMKDQVDNLRDRFGITKAVAINGLLSPLERLEAVEMVSDGRADLLYLSPESLRSPSIFRLILSRSVGRIVIDEAHCFSSWGQDFRVDYLFIADFIKKIEAEKNISQIPVSCFTATAKLQVIKDIKFYFEDRLGLELDEFVTNKGRTNLSYEVVNVEDPDRKMNHLFRILQDCEKPAIIYASRTKQVEKVSALINEADFDSTFFHGKLDKEDKKVNMDAFINEQKEIIVATSAFGMGVDKDNVKTVIHYNISDSLENYVQEAGRAGRDEKIEAKCYILYSEEDLNKHFSLLQQTKLNHKEIKDIWRAIKGQAKYKDKISQSALEIAKKSGWDAEMLDLETKVKTAISALEEQSFLIRSLNSPRVFADSLLVKSFGSGQEILRNSNRITDQDKKDCAIVLKRIITDNETRIDYLADITQLNTKRIQDVIRMLRDHSILGDAKDLTAFLSLLQSKNGSKKILDAFLKIEKGILEIIKSRKLVIPLRELNQKLLDNGIIESSVEHIRSLLTYWDKRRFVKKNRKDRERDIYEIEFISQEELKEDINWRHDLSLATFGYLENLANNNKTHNEIKDEVPVSFSLLELKESNQFMGNLVEENTKKYETCLLYLNDIKTIKLEGGFMVSYNKLNISDVDRSKRVFTVDNYSKIKEFYLHKTEQIHIVGEYAKKCVQNYESALAYVNDYFTLDYEEFLARYFPHSKKKEIQRSITPKRFVEIIGDLDTDQSNVIEDNKSDNILVYAGPGSGKTKVLVHKIASLLLIEDIKPEQFMMLTFSKAAALEFKHRVRNLVPEYSGLIRITTFHGFCFQLLGQLGDLYKSQNVIQDCIKAIKEEEIDITSIENKSILMFDEFQDINQEEWELIELIIEKAEKPRVIAVGDDDQNIYSFRGSSNIFMSKFKKNYAATLYTLPKNYRSNSEIVEFNNHLLDYLKNRLKTQRLTANRNKGEGSVNIVKYNGKYLEKPLVEYLDEVHLLGSKAVLTRTNIQALHICSMLKELGYMVRLMAGFEGFRVSDLFEIRSFDHQLSKDIGESGIILESNWEPTIDWFRETFKDSLHYQTCIELIKKFDYSNPEKKLLVDWREFCREINMEDAIKADSEIVVVSTMHKAKGKEYDHVYMMVEDYNYTSSESRRLLYVASTRAKKTLHIHTNVNFFDRIESKNITRSKFEGELHEPLHYEMILSHRDISLSSQNYPVPLSILRTIKTGDVLEKDVKVFEFSEVPGLQKKTQGNLLLFSRKFVAEQYNPMLQKGYQLIEASVEYIVYWYNKDNNEEYKIVLPRLRFEKIGR, via the coding sequence ATGCAAAATATCCTATTTATAGACATTGAAACTAACCCGAAGAAAAACAGAGTGGATTACGGAGCAACTTTCAAGGGGCAAGAATTACATGAAAGAAATTTAAGCAAGCTAGAGCAATGGATTAGGGAAACAAAATATATCTGCGGACATAATATACTTAATCATGATATTCCAGAGTTAAAAAATAAGCTAGGGGATCAAATTTTCTCTGACAAAAAATATATAGATACCTTATTATGGTCTCCATTACTTTTTGTTAAAAGGCCAAACCACAAACTTACTAAAGGATACAGAATTGTAAACGCATCTGAGGTAAACAATCCACTTTCAGACTGTAAATTAACTGAAAATTATTTAGTACAAGAACTAAATAGGTTCAATGAATTAGATGTCAAAGAAAAAAGTGTTTACTATAATCTGCTTAAAAACAATGCAAGTTTTAATGTTTTTTTTGAATTGGCAGGGTTCGATAACTCTAAAATTGTTGAAATAGGTGTAGGGGATTTATTGGTAGAGCATATTTGTTCCAATGTTGATCTGGATTATTATCAAAAACAATCCCCAATTGGTTTAGCATACGTTTTTACTCTTTTGAAATTAGGTGATGAGGATGCTGTATTACCTTCATGGGTTAGGCACGAATACCCTGATGCAGAAAAAATCCTGAATGAAATTCGTTTTGAATCTTGCAATAATGTTAATTGTCACTATTGTTCAAACAAATTGAATCCTCGAAAAGCATTACTAGAATATTTCAATTACAATGATTTTAAGAAATTTGAAGAGCATAGAAGCATAAGTCTACAGGAAGAAGCGGTCAGAGCGGGTTTACAAAATAAATCGTTCGTAGCAGTATTTCCAACAGGTGGAGGAAAGTCGTTAACCTTCCAATTACCTGCTCTGATGCGAGGTACGTCCACTAGGCATTTAACCATTGTGATTTCACCATTGATTTCACTAATGAAAGATCAAGTAGATAATTTAAGAGATCGATTCGGTATTACAAAAGCGGTAGCGATAAATGGTTTATTATCTCCTCTTGAACGTCTGGAAGCAGTTGAAATGGTGAGTGATGGAAGAGCCGATTTACTTTATCTTTCACCTGAATCATTAAGGTCTCCTTCAATATTTAGATTAATACTTAGTCGTTCGGTTGGTCGAATAGTTATAGATGAAGCTCACTGTTTTTCTAGTTGGGGGCAAGACTTTAGAGTTGATTATCTATTCATTGCCGACTTCATCAAAAAAATAGAAGCCGAAAAAAATATTTCTCAAATACCAGTGTCTTGTTTTACTGCAACAGCAAAACTTCAAGTTATTAAAGATATAAAATTTTACTTTGAAGATCGTCTTGGCCTTGAATTGGATGAGTTTGTTACAAACAAAGGAAGGACGAATCTTTCATATGAAGTAGTTAATGTAGAAGACCCCGATAGAAAGATGAATCATTTGTTTCGAATCCTTCAAGATTGTGAAAAACCTGCTATTATATATGCTTCCAGAACTAAACAAGTAGAGAAAGTTAGCGCTTTGATTAACGAGGCTGATTTTGATTCTACTTTTTTTCATGGTAAATTAGATAAGGAAGATAAAAAGGTTAACATGGATGCCTTTATCAATGAGCAAAAGGAAATCATAGTAGCGACATCTGCTTTTGGGATGGGAGTTGATAAAGACAATGTAAAGACAGTTATTCACTATAATATTTCAGATTCACTCGAAAATTATGTGCAAGAAGCGGGAAGGGCAGGAAGAGATGAGAAAATTGAAGCAAAGTGCTATATCTTATATAGTGAAGAAGATTTAAATAAGCATTTTAGTTTATTGCAGCAAACTAAACTTAACCATAAGGAGATAAAAGACATATGGAGAGCAATTAAAGGTCAAGCAAAATACAAGGATAAAATTAGTCAATCTGCACTAGAAATCGCCAAAAAATCTGGTTGGGATGCAGAGATGTTGGACCTTGAAACTAAAGTGAAAACAGCTATTTCTGCATTAGAAGAACAGAGCTTTTTAATTAGATCTTTAAATTCACCTAGAGTATTTGCAGACAGTCTATTGGTGAAAAGTTTTGGAAGTGGACAGGAAATACTTCGAAATAGTAATAGAATAACCGATCAAGATAAGAAAGACTGTGCAATAGTATTAAAGAGGATAATTACTGATAATGAAACAAGGATAGATTATCTCGCAGATATTACTCAGTTGAATACTAAAAGAATTCAAGATGTCATCCGAATGCTAAGGGATCATTCTATACTAGGGGATGCTAAGGATTTAACAGCATTTTTAAGTTTACTTCAATCCAAAAACGGATCAAAGAAGATTTTAGATGCTTTTTTGAAAATTGAAAAAGGAATATTGGAAATTATAAAATCAAGAAAATTAGTAATTCCTTTAAGAGAACTAAACCAGAAGTTATTAGACAATGGGATTATTGAGTCTAGTGTTGAACACATTAGATCTCTTCTTACATATTGGGACAAGAGACGATTTGTGAAAAAGAATAGAAAAGATAGAGAAAGGGATATTTATGAGATAGAATTTATTAGTCAAGAGGAACTAAAGGAGGACATAAACTGGAGACATGATTTATCACTAGCAACTTTTGGCTATTTGGAGAATTTGGCAAATAACAATAAGACTCATAATGAAATAAAAGACGAAGTACCAGTTTCTTTTTCACTACTTGAATTGAAAGAATCTAACCAATTCATGGGAAATTTAGTAGAGGAAAATACTAAAAAATATGAAACCTGCTTGTTATACTTAAATGATATAAAAACGATTAAGTTAGAGGGTGGTTTCATGGTATCCTATAACAAATTAAATATTTCTGATGTAGATAGAAGTAAGAGAGTATTTACCGTAGACAATTACAGTAAAATAAAAGAGTTTTATCTCCATAAGACAGAACAAATCCATATTGTAGGGGAGTACGCTAAGAAATGTGTTCAAAATTACGAATCGGCATTAGCATATGTTAATGACTACTTTACTTTAGATTATGAAGAGTTTTTAGCTCGATATTTTCCGCATAGTAAGAAAAAAGAAATACAAAGGTCAATTACCCCTAAACGTTTTGTGGAAATTATTGGTGATTTAGATACTGATCAAAGTAACGTTATTGAAGATAATAAATCAGACAATATTTTGGTTTATGCGGGACCCGGAAGTGGGAAAACGAAAGTTTTGGTTCATAAGATAGCTAGTTTATTATTAATCGAAGATATAAAACCTGAGCAATTTATGATGCTTACATTTTCAAAAGCTGCTGCTTTAGAATTTAAACATCGAGTGAGGAATCTAGTTCCAGAATATTCTGGATTAATCAGAATAACAACATTTCACGGTTTTTGTTTTCAATTACTAGGTCAACTAGGAGATCTATACAAATCACAAAATGTAATCCAAGATTGTATCAAAGCTATTAAGGAAGAAGAAATAGATATTACATCTATAGAAAATAAGAGTATTCTGATGTTTGACGAATTTCAAGATATTAATCAAGAAGAATGGGAATTAATAGAATTGATAATTGAAAAAGCTGAAAAACCAAGAGTAATAGCAGTTGGAGATGATGATCAGAATATATATAGTTTCAGGGGGTCTTCGAATATTTTTATGAGTAAGTTTAAGAAAAACTACGCTGCGACTTTGTATACACTCCCGAAGAATTATAGAAGTAACTCAGAAATAGTAGAATTTAATAATCATCTTTTAGATTACCTTAAGAATAGACTTAAAACCCAAAGATTAACCGCTAACCGTAACAAAGGGGAAGGAAGTGTTAACATTGTTAAATACAATGGAAAATATTTAGAGAAACCCTTAGTTGAGTATTTGGATGAAGTTCATTTACTTGGTAGTAAAGCCGTATTAACAAGAACAAATATACAAGCATTGCATATTTGTTCTATGCTAAAAGAATTGGGATATATGGTAAGGTTAATGGCAGGTTTTGAAGGGTTCCGTGTTTCAGATTTATTTGAAATAAGAAGTTTTGACCATCAGTTAAGTAAAGATATTGGAGAGTCGGGGATTATTTTAGAATCTAATTGGGAGCCAACTATTGATTGGTTTAGAGAAACTTTTAAAGATTCTTTGCATTATCAAACATGTATAGAATTGATTAAGAAGTTTGACTATTCTAATCCAGAAAAGAAACTTTTAGTAGATTGGCGGGAGTTTTGTAGAGAAATTAATATGGAGGATGCCATAAAAGCTGATTCAGAAATTGTAGTAGTTTCAACCATGCATAAAGCTAAGGGCAAGGAGTATGATCATGTATATATGATGGTTGAGGATTATAATTATACTTCAAGTGAATCTAGGAGGTTGTTATATGTTGCCAGTACAAGGGCTAAAAAGACTTTACATATACATACTAATGTAAACTTCTTTGATCGAATTGAATCAAAGAATATTACTAGAAGCAAATTTGAAGGAGAACTGCATGAACCATTGCATTATGAAATGATCTTAAGCCATAGAGATATTAGTTTAAGTTCGCAGAACTATCCAGTACCATTATCGATATTGAGGACTATTAAAACAGGAGATGTACTTGAAAAGGATGTTAAAGTTTTTGAATTTAGCGAGGTACCTGGTTTACAAAAAAAAACACAAGGAAATCTTTTACTATTTTCAAGGAAGTTTGTTGCAGAACAATACAATCCAATGCTTCAAAAAGGATATCAATTGATTGAGGCAAGTGTTGAATATATTGTCTATTGGTATAATAAAGATAATAACGAAGAATATAAGATTGTTTTACCCAGATTAAGGTTTGAGAAAATAGGAAGATAA
- a CDS encoding RagB/SusD family nutrient uptake outer membrane protein produces MKISNILLKIAFAIIFGAVYSCTDLSEEVIDEVIGGESSNPESAMAAAYGQLANGTFVDHGNVFGLQEYPTDECMLPTRGSDWGDGGKWRALTEFTWGTSNAAVSSTWNNLTSGITKTLTAIESLQENPDYENYDLFLAEAKGLLAFYVYNTLDLFNQAPYRDPFSNDDSLVILQAEDEIDHLISELESIIPNLANLGEQQTYNGRFTKQAAYALLADMYLNRAVFKDRYNTTSAFNFTETAVDNNGTDMDKVIYYTSLLINGSFSLESNYFDNFSINNTGGSEIIFAVAQENDNIRSSDNDFAYMSAERGQKQTADNRGTNASCVEPEFYHTWDGNHEDPRFHRYYQYADGTWFMNNGTTTSVPAEDIRPDTGKYWFHFNRGLQVGQQYGPTLDGKGGFNMTSDGRIAVSMLYMEKSTPTPMDFTPELNFDNPLQAVFSQDQINRGVRNFKWEFDPEYGNGTSAVDIPLYRLGGIYCMRAEAYYRSGEPGLALADMNMLRTSRTREALFGNASGVAIPSLSEEILYNEIGFEMYWEMYRRKQMIRFGTFDKAYTAKSVTEPYLRVYAIPQATIDVTDGITQNFGY; encoded by the coding sequence ATGAAAATTTCAAATATATTATTAAAAATAGCATTCGCTATAATTTTTGGTGCAGTATACAGTTGTACTGATTTAAGTGAAGAAGTAATAGATGAAGTCATTGGAGGTGAAAGTTCAAATCCAGAAAGTGCTATGGCAGCAGCTTATGGACAGTTAGCAAATGGTACATTTGTAGACCACGGCAATGTATTTGGTTTACAAGAATACCCAACGGATGAATGTATGCTTCCAACACGTGGAAGCGACTGGGGTGATGGCGGTAAGTGGCGAGCATTAACCGAATTCACATGGGGAACAAGCAATGCCGCCGTATCTTCTACATGGAATAACTTAACAAGTGGAATCACAAAAACGTTAACTGCTATTGAGTCTTTACAAGAAAATCCAGATTATGAAAATTATGATTTATTTTTAGCGGAAGCTAAGGGCTTATTAGCTTTTTATGTATATAATACTTTAGATCTCTTTAACCAAGCACCTTATAGAGATCCGTTTTCTAACGATGATTCCTTAGTAATTCTTCAAGCGGAAGATGAAATTGATCATTTAATTTCAGAGCTTGAAAGTATTATTCCTAATCTAGCAAATCTTGGAGAGCAGCAAACTTATAATGGCCGATTTACAAAGCAAGCTGCCTATGCGCTACTTGCTGATATGTACCTAAATAGAGCAGTTTTTAAGGATAGATATAATACAACATCTGCATTTAATTTTACTGAAACTGCAGTAGATAATAATGGTACAGATATGGATAAAGTAATTTACTATACATCATTATTAATAAATGGTAGCTTTAGCTTAGAGAGTAATTACTTTGATAATTTTTCTATAAATAATACAGGTGGATCTGAAATTATTTTTGCAGTAGCTCAAGAAAATGATAATATTAGAAGTAGTGATAACGATTTTGCTTATATGTCTGCAGAACGGGGCCAAAAACAAACCGCTGATAACAGAGGTACCAATGCCTCTTGTGTAGAACCTGAGTTTTATCACACATGGGACGGAAACCATGAAGATCCGCGTTTCCATAGATATTACCAATATGCCGATGGTACTTGGTTTATGAACAATGGCACTACAACTAGTGTTCCTGCTGAAGATATACGACCTGATACGGGTAAATACTGGTTTCACTTTAATAGAGGCTTACAAGTAGGACAACAATATGGACCTACACTTGATGGTAAAGGTGGATTTAACATGACTAGCGATGGTAGAATTGCAGTTAGCATGTTATATATGGAAAAAAGTACCCCTACCCCCATGGATTTTACACCCGAATTAAATTTTGATAACCCATTGCAAGCTGTATTTTCACAAGATCAAATCAACCGAGGTGTTCGAAACTTTAAATGGGAATTTGATCCTGAATACGGCAATGGCACAAGTGCTGTAGATATTCCTTTATACCGCTTGGGTGGGATTTATTGCATGAGAGCTGAAGCTTATTATCGTAGTGGAGAACCAGGACTTGCATTAGCTGACATGAATATGCTTCGCACCAGTAGAACCAGAGAAGCTCTCTTTGGTAATGCATCTGGTGTAGCTATTCCTTCTCTATCAGAAGAAATTCTTTATAATGAAATTGGTTTTGAAATGTATTGGGAAATGTACCGAAGAAAACAAATGATTCGCTTTGGTACTTTTGATAAAGCTTACACAGCAAAATCTGTAACAGAACCCTATTTAAGAGTTTATGCTATTCCTCAAGCAACCATTGATGTAACCGATGGAATAACACAAAATTTTGGATATTAA
- a CDS encoding MauE/DoxX family redox-associated membrane protein → MNRSKANYQIIAKWIRVLYIILFVYAATSKLLNIYAFKIQLDKSPFISAYAHWMAWSLPFIEYVIVGFFLFSKYMLFAFYASFTLLSLFSIYIVSVLNFSDSIPCACGGVLSYLGWKSHVVFNIFFMVLALIGIFITRKHQSYPD, encoded by the coding sequence ATGAATCGTTCAAAAGCAAACTATCAGATAATAGCAAAATGGATACGTGTTCTCTATATTATCTTATTTGTGTATGCCGCTACCAGTAAGCTTCTCAATATCTATGCATTTAAAATACAATTAGATAAATCCCCCTTTATTTCCGCCTATGCCCATTGGATGGCTTGGAGCCTTCCATTCATAGAATATGTGATTGTGGGATTCTTTCTTTTCTCAAAATATATGTTATTCGCATTTTATGCTAGTTTCACATTACTAAGCCTATTTAGTATTTATATAGTCTCCGTTCTAAATTTCAGTGATTCCATACCCTGTGCCTGTGGAGGTGTTTTATCCTATTTGGGGTGGAAATCACATGTTGTATTTAACATATTCTTTATGGTGCTTGCTCTTATCGGGATATTTATAACACGCAAACACCAGAGTTATCCCGATTAA
- a CDS encoding DUF6520 family protein, whose translation MTSKFFKIVLPAFAILLAISLSFATQANSTSQIGYYDHPAFGPTQVTVSCDAPSGDPCMFGQYRVYAEQELITPLFKNNP comes from the coding sequence ATGACATCTAAATTTTTTAAAATCGTTCTACCGGCTTTTGCCATCCTATTGGCAATAAGCTTATCGTTTGCTACACAAGCGAACAGCACCAGCCAAATTGGCTATTACGACCATCCAGCTTTTGGACCCACTCAAGTAACGGTTAGTTGTGATGCGCCTTCTGGCGATCCCTGTATGTTTGGCCAATATAGAGTATATGCAGAACAAGAATTAATTACACCCTTATTTAAAAATAATCCTTAA